The proteins below come from a single Mucilaginibacter mali genomic window:
- a CDS encoding T9SS type B sorting domain-containing protein yields the protein MLMLWVNAPAATTARGIYAFDNVIVIQPGQKVTLHAGVANAAAYQWFNQKQPIPGAVKSEYTVSSAGNYTVIAYSMQGCPSEESELMQVLVVNTSVADQIDISVLKVAESKPVAAGDEFIYRIVVDNKTNQGASDVKMKDALPKNLVYIGIKGVTTGYGQYDPDSRTFTWVIGDMPGKAKEELQLRVKAEGHGTITNTAVVTSAGVDIDPSNNTSTAVKDVQGLNVPNVFTPNGDGVNDTFEIPGLSDYPDNVIDIFNRWGNSIYHKSGYLNDWTGNGLNEGTYFYVLQVKDANGVAQTYKGYVTLLRTRSEE from the coding sequence ATGCTGATGCTTTGGGTAAATGCCCCCGCCGCTACAACGGCGCGGGGCATTTATGCCTTTGATAATGTAATAGTGATACAGCCAGGCCAAAAAGTAACCCTGCATGCCGGCGTAGCCAACGCGGCGGCCTACCAGTGGTTCAACCAAAAACAGCCGATACCGGGCGCGGTGAAAAGCGAATACACGGTTAGCTCGGCAGGTAATTATACGGTGATAGCCTATAGTATGCAGGGCTGCCCGTCGGAAGAATCGGAACTGATGCAGGTACTGGTGGTAAATACTTCGGTAGCCGACCAGATAGATATATCGGTACTGAAGGTGGCCGAAAGCAAGCCGGTAGCCGCGGGCGATGAATTTATTTACCGCATTGTGGTTGATAACAAAACCAACCAGGGTGCCAGCGATGTAAAGATGAAGGATGCCCTGCCCAAAAACCTGGTATATATAGGCATAAAAGGGGTAACTACCGGTTACGGGCAGTACGACCCTGACAGCCGCACTTTTACCTGGGTGATTGGAGATATGCCGGGAAAGGCTAAGGAGGAATTGCAATTACGCGTAAAAGCCGAAGGGCATGGCACCATAACCAATACGGCTGTAGTTACTTCGGCCGGGGTTGATATCGATCCATCCAACAATACCTCTACAGCTGTAAAGGATGTGCAGGGATTGAATGTGCCGAACGTATTTACCCCTAACGGCGATGGCGTGAACGACACCTTCGAGATACCGGGACTGAGCGATTACCCGGATAACGTGATCGATATTTTTAACCGCTGGGGTAACAGTATATACCACAAAAGCGGTTACCTGAACGACTGGACCGGCAACGGCCTTAATGAGGGTACTTATTTTTATGTGCTGCAGGTAAAGGATGCCAACGGAGTAGCGCAAACCTATAAAGGCTATGTAACACTGCTGCGGACACGCAGCGAGGAATAA
- a CDS encoding PorP/SprF family type IX secretion system membrane protein: MMKRFLWIFLCLLAGMARAQQDAQYSQYIFNGLFINPAYAGYKEDVYLQSFYRSQWTGLDGAPRSFSVSADAALNDNKVGLGMLVAQDKIGAQSTLSAYANYAYKIQIGYDENSRLSFGIGGGFVQSGLDGTQLHAARDGDNYVPAIYQSTLLPDARIGAMYTNDDFFVGLSADNLLPQHLKRDNSISVPIPKPHYYFTAGALLEMNDGTKFKPSILLKDDAAGPTSLDINTFFLLGEKIWLGATYRTAVPLYAKPHLQNTLQKSNSVTGMAEFFATERFRVGYAFDYSLTSIGTYSYGTHELSIGIYLGSHESNSRHNYNKCYF; encoded by the coding sequence ATGATGAAAAGGTTTTTATGGATATTTTTATGCCTGCTGGCCGGGATGGCCAGGGCACAACAGGATGCGCAGTACAGCCAGTACATTTTTAATGGCCTGTTTATTAACCCGGCCTACGCGGGTTATAAGGAAGATGTTTACCTGCAAAGCTTTTACCGCTCGCAGTGGACGGGTTTGGATGGCGCCCCCCGCAGCTTCTCGGTATCGGCCGACGCGGCGCTTAACGATAACAAAGTAGGTTTGGGTATGCTGGTGGCGCAGGACAAGATCGGCGCGCAAAGCACACTATCGGCCTATGCTAACTATGCCTATAAAATACAGATAGGGTATGATGAGAACAGCCGCCTGTCTTTTGGTATAGGCGGGGGCTTTGTACAATCGGGGCTGGATGGCACGCAACTGCATGCCGCGCGCGATGGTGATAATTATGTGCCCGCCATATATCAAAGCACCCTGTTGCCCGATGCACGCATTGGCGCCATGTATACCAACGACGATTTTTTTGTTGGCCTTTCGGCTGATAATCTGCTGCCGCAGCATTTAAAACGGGATAATTCAATATCGGTGCCTATTCCCAAACCGCATTACTATTTTACAGCCGGCGCTTTGTTAGAGATGAATGACGGCACCAAATTTAAACCTTCCATACTGCTAAAAGATGATGCCGCCGGGCCAACCAGTTTGGATATCAACACCTTCTTTTTGTTAGGCGAAAAGATATGGCTGGGCGCCACCTACCGCACGGCTGTGCCCCTGTATGCCAAGCCGCATTTGCAAAACACCCTGCAAAAATCTAACTCGGTAACCGGCATGGCCGAATTTTTCGCCACCGAACGTTTTAGGGTAGGGTACGCCTTCGATTATTCGCTTACCTCTATCGGTACCTACAGCTACGGTACGCACGAGTTATCGATAGGCATTTATTTAGGATCGCACGAAAGTAACAGCAGGCATAATTATAACAAGTGTTATTTTTAG
- a CDS encoding YitT family protein, translated as MKVRDLFKDSFIIILGIFSAAMGLKGFLLSSHFIDGGVTGISILVADVTPIPLYLLIFVINVPFLWLGYRKLGRKFAVKSTMAIAGLSVCLALVEFPDVTHDKLLTAVFGGVFLGTGVGLSIRGGAVLDGTEIAALLVSRKAQIVKVSDVILILNVVIFGVAAFLLGIESALYSILTYLSASKMIDFILNGIEQYTGITVVSTKSEEIRIAITENLGRGVTVYQGKHGFGKDGLINDPRDIIFTVATRLEIPSIKGLVLDIDPKAFIVQQSIDDTTGGLLKRKHLH; from the coding sequence ATGAAAGTACGCGACCTGTTTAAAGATTCCTTTATTATTATTTTGGGCATATTTTCGGCTGCCATGGGGCTGAAGGGCTTCCTGCTTTCCAGTCATTTTATTGATGGTGGGGTAACCGGTATTTCCATCCTGGTAGCCGATGTTACGCCTATTCCGCTTTACCTGCTCATTTTTGTTATCAATGTACCTTTCCTGTGGCTGGGTTATCGTAAACTGGGCCGCAAATTCGCGGTGAAAAGTACCATGGCTATCGCCGGGCTTTCGGTTTGTTTGGCTTTGGTAGAGTTTCCCGATGTTACGCATGATAAGTTATTGACCGCGGTATTCGGCGGTGTATTTTTGGGGACTGGCGTAGGCCTGTCTATCCGTGGCGGGGCCGTGCTTGACGGGACAGAAATTGCCGCGCTGCTGGTAAGCCGCAAGGCCCAGATAGTAAAAGTGAGCGACGTGATATTGATACTGAATGTAGTGATATTCGGCGTCGCGGCTTTTTTATTGGGGATAGAATCGGCCCTGTACTCGATACTCACCTACCTGTCGGCATCTAAAATGATCGACTTTATTTTAAACGGTATCGAGCAGTATACCGGCATCACCGTAGTATCTACCAAAAGCGAAGAGATACGTATTGCCATTACCGAAAACCTGGGCCGCGGCGTTACCGTTTACCAGGGCAAACATGGTTTTGGCAAGGACGGCCTGATCAACGATCCGCGTGATATCATCTTTACCGTGGCCACCCGTTTAGAGATCCCGTCCATCAAAGGCCTGGTGCTGGATATCGACCCGAAGGCGTTTATTGTACAGCAAAGTATTGATGATACTACCGGCGGTTTGCTGAAGCGCAAGCACCTGCATTAA
- a CDS encoding DHCW motif cupin fold protein: MNYPFQTINWDNIPKTIHPGETGTAYWQTLQLAGLRLRIVEYSAGYLADHWCQKGHIVHCLEGDFESELQNGEVFQLTKGMTYVVSDEMSSHRSISANGVKLLIVDGDFLKQA, translated from the coding sequence ATGAACTATCCTTTCCAAACCATCAACTGGGATAATATTCCTAAAACTATACATCCCGGCGAAACCGGTACCGCTTACTGGCAAACCCTGCAATTGGCTGGTTTACGGTTGCGCATAGTGGAATATTCGGCTGGTTACCTGGCCGACCATTGGTGCCAAAAGGGCCATATTGTGCATTGCCTGGAAGGCGACTTTGAAAGCGAACTGCAAAACGGCGAAGTTTTTCAATTAACAAAAGGGATGACCTATGTAGTGTCGGATGAGATGAGTTCGCACCGCTCCATATCGGCCAATGGGGTAAAGCTGCTGATTGTTGATGGCGACTTTTTAAAACAGGCTTAA
- a CDS encoding alpha/beta hydrolase — protein MKKLLLPLALLLSTIAFAQEKEIKLYPNGVPNSKPAPADYVEDDSNNHAKLVTDPTITPYFPEKGKATGTAIVVCPGGGYSGLSMLNEGTSIAKKFNEIGVTAFVLKYRLPSDKIMQDKTIGPLQDAQRAIQMIRERATEWGINPARVGIIGFSAGGHLASTTETHFDKVAIDNPKNTSVRPDFAVLMYPVITFGELAHRGSQVNLTGKDAPQNLIDLYSNEKQVTANTPPTFLVHAEDDKTVPVENSLMFYQALLKNKVKAEMHLYQAGGHGFGLNNKTTPDQWFDRCANFLKQNGF, from the coding sequence ATGAAGAAGCTTTTACTACCCCTTGCCCTGCTGTTATCTACCATCGCCTTCGCCCAGGAAAAGGAGATCAAACTATATCCAAACGGTGTGCCCAACAGCAAGCCCGCCCCTGCCGATTATGTAGAGGACGACAGTAACAACCACGCCAAACTGGTTACCGACCCTACCATCACCCCTTATTTCCCCGAGAAGGGAAAGGCTACGGGTACAGCGATAGTGGTATGCCCCGGCGGCGGTTATTCGGGTCTGTCGATGCTGAACGAGGGGACTTCCATTGCCAAAAAATTCAACGAAATTGGTGTTACCGCCTTTGTATTGAAATATCGCCTGCCAAGTGACAAGATTATGCAGGATAAAACCATAGGCCCGCTGCAGGACGCGCAGCGCGCTATCCAAATGATCCGTGAGCGTGCTACGGAGTGGGGCATTAACCCGGCCAGGGTAGGCATTATCGGTTTCTCGGCCGGCGGCCACCTGGCATCAACCACCGAAACGCATTTTGATAAGGTTGCCATTGATAACCCGAAGAATACCAGCGTACGCCCTGATTTTGCTGTACTGATGTACCCCGTAATTACCTTTGGCGAACTGGCCCACCGTGGATCGCAGGTGAACCTTACCGGTAAAGACGCGCCGCAAAACCTGATCGATCTGTACAGTAACGAGAAACAGGTAACCGCTAACACCCCTCCTACCTTTTTGGTACATGCCGAGGATGACAAAACCGTACCGGTAGAAAACAGCCTGATGTTTTACCAGGCATTGCTAAAAAACAAGGTAAAAGCCGAAATGCACCTGTACCAGGCCGGCGGCCACGGCTTTGGTTTGAACAATAAAACTACGCCCGACCAATGGTTTGACCGTTGTGCTAATTTTTTAAAGCAAAACGGGTTTTAA
- a CDS encoding LytR/AlgR family response regulator transcription factor, producing the protein MVINCIIIEDEPLAMERTNNFVRKVPFLNLLKTFDNGIEATAFIKTEKVDLIFLDIQMDGFTGIQLLESLNHRPEVIITTAFDQYALKGFDLNVSDYLLKPFAFERFMQAVTKVYDKLTVANKQPDKQVIFVKTEYRLEKINLADLLFVEGMRDYRCLHLTGDKRVMTPQTFGELAQELPPSQFCRVHKSYMVALNKIDHIERDRIRIKEQLIPISDTFKDVFYKRIK; encoded by the coding sequence ATGGTAATTAACTGCATCATTATTGAAGACGAGCCGCTGGCCATGGAACGTACAAACAACTTTGTACGCAAAGTACCGTTTTTAAACCTGCTTAAAACGTTTGATAACGGCATTGAGGCCACCGCTTTTATCAAAACGGAAAAGGTTGACCTTATCTTCCTGGATATTCAGATGGATGGCTTTACCGGGATACAGTTGTTGGAATCGTTAAACCATCGCCCCGAGGTGATCATCACTACCGCGTTTGATCAGTACGCGCTGAAAGGCTTTGACCTGAATGTGTCTGATTACCTGCTGAAACCATTCGCCTTTGAACGCTTTATGCAGGCTGTTACCAAAGTTTATGATAAACTAACCGTAGCAAACAAACAACCCGATAAGCAGGTAATATTTGTAAAGACCGAATACCGCTTAGAAAAGATCAACCTTGCCGACCTGCTTTTTGTAGAGGGTATGCGCGATTACCGCTGCCTGCACCTAACCGGTGATAAACGTGTAATGACCCCGCAAACCTTCGGCGAGTTAGCGCAGGAGCTACCCCCGAGCCAGTTTTGCAGGGTGCATAAATCGTATATGGTGGCGCTGAATAAAATAGACCATATCGAACGCGACCGCATCCGCATTAAAGAGCAACTGATCCCAATATCTGATACCTTTAAGGATGTGTTTTATAAACGGATAAAGTAG
- a CDS encoding sensor histidine kinase, with protein MRGFFNWIAERRQRQQLERKNLEAQLALLKAQINPHFLFNTLNNIDVLIEKDPQKASVYLQKLSGILRFMLYENTDEKIPLSKEVAYINEYIELQKIRTANPDFIQFTVQGNTGHTLVAPMLFIPFIENAFKHSTNKKIDKGISVAIKSDKDQIKFTCVNVYDEAAMQTQEHSGLGLELIQNRLDLLYPNQYRLDLDKTSDLFSVTLTININGN; from the coding sequence ATGCGCGGCTTTTTTAATTGGATAGCTGAACGGCGTCAGCGTCAGCAATTAGAAAGAAAAAATCTTGAAGCACAACTGGCGCTGTTAAAAGCACAGATCAACCCCCATTTCCTGTTCAACACGCTGAATAATATTGATGTGCTGATTGAAAAGGATCCCCAAAAGGCATCGGTTTATCTGCAAAAGCTATCGGGCATATTGCGCTTTATGCTGTATGAAAACACCGACGAAAAGATACCACTAAGCAAAGAGGTGGCTTACATCAACGAATACATCGAGCTGCAAAAGATCCGCACCGCTAATCCCGATTTTATACAGTTTACTGTGCAGGGCAATACCGGCCATACTTTGGTAGCGCCTATGCTGTTTATTCCTTTTATCGAGAACGCTTTTAAACATAGCACCAATAAAAAAATAGATAAGGGCATCAGTGTAGCCATAAAATCTGATAAGGATCAAATTAAATTCACCTGTGTAAACGTCTATGACGAAGCGGCTATGCAAACACAGGAGCACAGCGGTTTGGGCCTGGAACTGATCCAAAACCGGCTCGATCTTTTATACCCCAACCAATACCGGTTAGATTTGGATAAAACATCCGATCTGTTTAGCGTAACTTTAACCATTAATATTAATGGTAATTAA